TCCACTTCATATTGTTTTAATTGCTATACCATTAATTATTCAGACTTTCCTAATCTTTTTCATTGCATATCTAGCAAGTAAGGTTATAAAACTACCTCATGAGATAGCAGCGCCTGCTGGTATGATTGGTGCCTCTAACTTTTTTGAACTGGCAGTTGCCGTTGCGATTGCATTGTTTGGAACACAAAGCCCAGCTGCACTTGCTACCATTGTAGGGGTTCTAACAGAAGTGCCTGTTATGTTGATATTAGTAAAGATAGCGAATAATACAAGGCACTGGTTTCCAGAAAAAAGCTAGAAAGGAGGTAATACTTAATGAGTAATAAACTAAAGGTCGCATTTATATGTGTTCATAATTCATGTCGAAGCCAAATAGCCGAGGCACTTGGTAAGCACTTTGCAGGAGATATATTTGAAAGCTACTCTGCTGGCACAGAAACAAAACCTCAAATTAACCAGGATGCTGTGCGCCTAATGAAAGAGCTTTATGATATAGATATGGAGAAAACTCAACATTCAAAGTTGCTTGATGAACTACCTCCAGTAGATATTGTTATTACAATGGGGTGTAATGTGGAATGCCCTTACCTTCCATGTAAACACAGGGAAGATTGGGGGTTGGATGATCCTACAGGTAAGAGTGATGAGGAATTTAAAAGAGTAATATCAACAATAGAATCAAAAATAAAAGAGTTAAAAGCAAAACTAAAGTCATAATAATTATAACGCCAATTACAAATCTAGTAGTTGGCGTTATAATTATATATGTCGATATGTTCCCGCCTACCGATAGTGCAAAAAGTGCCTTTGACTTGTTCCCGACTACCGACAATGTAAAAGACATCAAACCACCCCGCTCGTTGCATGTTGAGTGTGTATCAGAGATACAGCTACAAAAAATCAAAAAGCTATTGACTATAAACCTTGTTTATAGCTTACGATTGCTTTAAACTCAAAAAGGAGGTCATGAAAATGACAATAAAAGAAGTTGAACAAATTTTGGGGCTTCCCAGAGCAACCGTAAGATTTTATGAAAAGGAGGGACTTATTGAGCCAAAAAGAGGAGAGAATGGATATCGTGATTATTCACAAATGGATATTATACGATTAAAGAAGATTGTTATTCTTCGCAAGATAGGTCTATCCGTTAATGATATATTGGATATTTTTGATGGAGCAAAAACAATGGCAGAGGTACTTGGAGAGAATATTGTTAACCTTCAAAAACAAATCAACGAGTTGAATGGTGCAAAGAACCTGACTTGCAAGATGTTAGAAGATAAGGTTGAAATAGCTTCCTTTGATGCTGATTTGTATTGGAATATCATTGTTGAAGAAGAGAAGAAAGGAAACACTTTTATTGATATTGCAAAGGATATTTTTCACATAGAGAAGAAAATTGTAACAAGTTATTTTAGCTGGACATCTGTTGACGGTGAAATTTATGACTCTTTTCTAAAGATTATTTTAAATGTAGTGGTTGTTGCGGTTATTGCAGGATGTATTCTATGTATGTCAAGAGGGAATTGGAATATTAAAAATTTCTTAGGTGGTATCATTGGAATCATAACTATTTTGTTGGTGGAAGCTATTCTTAGTGTTTCTTTTTATTTTCTTGGAAAGAAATACGTATGGATTCGGGAGAATAGAAAAAAGGCTTTGGTTATAACATGTCTAATCATATGTGTTGTGCTTCTAATTATTAGTAATATTCCAGTGTAGTGTAACTATTTTACGTATAGTTTATGTATACAGTGACAAAGTCCCTGAACTGTCTGCGAATATTAATTCAAACAGTATAAAAGTGTACGTCCAGCGAAGCTGGCAAGTACTGACAGCAGTATTTTACCGAATATCTGGTGTTTTTTAGCTTTTTTATTTTACCCTTGCTACAGGCATGCACAGGTAATTTATTATGTCGGAGGTGCCGTTGTTTGAAAGCAACTTTTGAAGTATTGGAAAAGCTTTTATCTGCTTATTGTATTGAAAGCTTTGGAAATTCAGAGGAGGAAATTGCAGAAAAGGAAGCTGAATCAGGGATTAAATTTCCTAAATCACTTAGAGATTATTATAAAAAATTTGGAAAGTGTAATTATATAACTAAAAGTTGCAACAATCAATATGAACCGTTGCTACTGTACGAATTCTTTATCCCGGGTGAGGATTTTTTTACATCTGACAAGGATTATCTTGTATTTTATCAATGTGTAGAATCAATGATATATTGTGGAATAAAATTTACTGATCTTAGGCTTGAAGATCCACCAGTTTATATATGCGTATGGGATAAACCTGGCTGGTATTTGGAAAACATCTCACTGATCAATTTTCTTGTATGTAAGGCACTAATACAGATAGCTGTGGAAGCTAGACTCCCATATTGGGTGTACTTTAGAGAAAACATGTGGAAGCTGTCAGATTACCGAAAAGCCTGGCAGATCTGTGATAGTTATAATGAAATTGAAGAAAGCACAACAACTCCTGCATGGAAAATATTTATTAAGGATGATGTTTTGACTGTGTTTGAATCTGTACAAAATGAAAATGAGGAGTATATTACTGGAGTGAGTTTGGCATCATTTGATAAGGAAAACATAAAAAAAATGCTGTTCAGAAAAACACCGGCAGGTGAATTGCCTCAATATCAAACAAATTTGCCACTTAGTGAGATATAGAAACACGGGGACGGTTTGGAATA
The window above is part of the Defluviitalea raffinosedens genome. Proteins encoded here:
- a CDS encoding arsenate reductase ArsC; this encodes MSNKLKVAFICVHNSCRSQIAEALGKHFAGDIFESYSAGTETKPQINQDAVRLMKELYDIDMEKTQHSKLLDELPPVDIVITMGCNVECPYLPCKHREDWGLDDPTGKSDEEFKRVISTIESKIKELKAKLKS
- a CDS encoding MerR family transcriptional regulator translates to MTIKEVEQILGLPRATVRFYEKEGLIEPKRGENGYRDYSQMDIIRLKKIVILRKIGLSVNDILDIFDGAKTMAEVLGENIVNLQKQINELNGAKNLTCKMLEDKVEIASFDADLYWNIIVEEEKKGNTFIDIAKDIFHIEKKIVTSYFSWTSVDGEIYDSFLKIILNVVVVAVIAGCILCMSRGNWNIKNFLGGIIGIITILLVEAILSVSFYFLGKKYVWIRENRKKALVITCLIICVVLLIISNIPV
- a CDS encoding SMI1/KNR4 family protein, translated to MKATFEVLEKLLSAYCIESFGNSEEEIAEKEAESGIKFPKSLRDYYKKFGKCNYITKSCNNQYEPLLLYEFFIPGEDFFTSDKDYLVFYQCVESMIYCGIKFTDLRLEDPPVYICVWDKPGWYLENISLINFLVCKALIQIAVEARLPYWVYFRENMWKLSDYRKAWQICDSYNEIEESTTTPAWKIFIKDDVLTVFESVQNENEEYITGVSLASFDKENIKKMLFRKTPAGELPQYQTNLPLSEI